A segment of the Agrobacterium tumefaciens genome:
AAAAGCCTGATCGCGCATGTTGCTTGTAAAAACCGGTGAAAAGCCTGCCTTGGCACAGGAACATTTGTCCGGCTCAGCGAGTTACCGTCCGTCTAAACTTACGGATCGACGCCATGAAACGCACAGCCGCAGTCCTGTTATCACTCGCCGGTATCGTGGCAGCCCAGCCCGCTGCCGCTGACGAAAGCGCATTTCTCTCGTCCCTTGAAGGCACGTGGACGGGCAAGGGAACGGTCATCACCCGCATCGGTGCACCGGCTTTTTCGGTGAATTGCACGTTGAATTCGGATGCCCGAAGTGCTGCCCTGAGCATGTCAGGCAATTGCCGTGGACTGGTTGTCGTCAACCGCGCCATCGCGGCCGACCTGACCGCCAGCGGGGCGCGCTACACCGGCACCTACACCGGTCCGTCTGGCCGTCCTTCGGCGCTGTCTGGCAATCGCCGGGGAAATGCCATCAACCTGACTGTGCGCTGGAACCGCGATATCAATGGTGACCGCGTGGCCGCAATGACCATCGAAAAGGTCGGTGCGAACGGCCTCAGACTGCGCACAACCGACAAGGACGGCAAGACCGGCAAGACGGTGGTGACAAGCGATATCCGACTGGTGCGGTAAGCCTTACGCGGCAAGCGCGTCCGCAACCATTGTTCTGTTGCGGCCGGTGTTCTTGGCTTGGTAAAGCGCAACATCGGCGCGGGCATAGGCGGAAGAAAAGCTTTCTCCGGGATTGATCACGGCCAGACCGAAGCTTGCGGTAATCGGCAGATCGCTGTCGCAATCGGCAAACAGTGCCGGAACACCTTCACGGATCGTCTCGACCAGTTTCAGGGCATCCTTCATGTCCGCCCTGGACAGGAACAGCGCAAACTCTTCCCCACCCATACGTGCGGCAAGGTGATCCACGCCCGCAAAGCTATCAATATGGTCGGCAAAACGCTTGATCACGGTGTCACCGGCAGCATGGCCGAAGCGGTCGTTGACGGTCTTGAATCGGTCGATATCGGTGACGACGACAATTCCGCGTGGAGTGTGGCGAAGTGCGATCCGCCTTTCCACTTCTTCTTCAAAACCACGCCGGTTCAATACACCCGTCAGGTAGTCATGGCGGGCCTGGCGTTTCAGTTCCTTGGCAAGATCGGCCGCCACGATCATCAGCGTCAGAATGCCGGTTCCGATCATGCCGGTCGGCGTGCCGATCGACAATACGACGATAAAGCTGGCGTCGGCGATTTCGCCGCCCGCCCGCGCGAGCCAGGCGGCAATTGCGACACTGCTGATATACAGGCCATAAACGGTGAGAATGCGCCGGACGGTCAGCGCAATGCCGGTGGCGCCGCGCAGGGTGTAAACGATGATGCCCACGAAGGCGGCGTCGGCAATGGCGGTCGCCATGCGCGAAAACATGCGCCATTCGGTCAACTGGAACGCCCAGGCTACGAGAATGAACAGGGTCGAGACGATCCAGGTGATCGCGACACCGCGATTATCCCTGCCAGCCCTGAGCCGGAAACCCCAGGCCAGCAGCGCGAAACTGCCGATGGAGGCATGGCAGGCCAGCATCGCCGTCAGATATTGCTGCTCCGGCATCAGCCCGCCAACGATGCGCAAACCGTGGCCGATGGCCGACGACATGAAGGACAGCGCCCAGATCATCGCGTGTTGCTTCAACCCGAACTGACGCCACGCCAACAGAAGCGCGACGCCAAAAAGCAGGCTCACGACAACAATGCTCAGCGATGTGACGACGGTGGAAAGCATAAGCCGTTGGACAGGTTGTAAATGGGAAAAACGCCGTAGCGAGGCGCCCTTATATCGTCAGACCTGGGCGAATGACAATCCGCTCTCTGTTCACAGTATTGTCCTGCGTCAATGACGCGCAAAGCAGACGGATGATTTCTAAGTGAAATCAATCAGTAGAGGACAATGATCCGAGACTTCCGGACGGGTCACGACATCGAAATTGTCGATGTTTACGGCCGGATTGACCAGCATGTAGTCAGCATAACGGTTCTGTTTGGTGTAGTGGGAGGTGCGCGTGCTCGTAAAACCACGCCCCGTTACCAGTTCCACCAGATCGAGTTCTTTCAGCACGGCGAAGGTCTCGCTGTCTGGCAGAACGTTGAAATCGCCGCAGACGATGATCCGGTCGCCACCCTCTGCGACGTTCCGCACGAGCCGGACGAGGCGTTGTGCCTGCGCCAGTCGCTCCGGCGTGTCCTGTTTGCCCTGGAGATCCCGGAGCCCGTGCATATGGGCGATCACGACCGGCCGTCCCGTCGCAAAATCGAAAACACGAATGGCATGTGCGGTACGTGAGCGCGGATGCGCGCCATATCCATCGGCGGAAAACGCCCCGTGCACGAAACCCTGTGCCTGTCCGATCACGGCAATGGATTTGCGCACGAAGGTCGCCAGTCCCCATTGCGAGTCATATCGCGTCTCGCCTTCCCAGAGATCGCCCTGTGCTGCCGGGCAAAACACGGCCAGATGATCGGGCAGGGTAGCGGCCACATCGCGGAGCATATTGGCCCGCTGCACCAGATCGGTGCCATGATCGCGATACATCAACCACGCCTGCGTCGCCGCTGGCGTATGAATGACTTCCTGCAGGCAGAGAATATCCGGATCGGCCGCCGCGAGATAGGCAATCATCTCCCCATGCAGTTTTCCACCCCAGCCGTTCAGGCAAATCAGACGCATTCCCCCTCCATCACCGCAAAACTCCCGAAGTCACCTGTAGCACGGAATGCCCATCCAGAACGAAAAAGGCCCGGATCGCTCCGGGCCTCGAACATAAGGGTCAGAACCTTCGCGAGATGCCAGCCTTGGCGCCCGCCGATCTTTCGCCATCGCCTTCGATGTTGAATAGCAGTCTGCCTTCGACCGACCAGGCATCGTCGGTTTGCCAGGCGGCACCGATCGAGACAGATCCGAACGCGCCGGAGCCGTCCAGGCCCGAATAACCGCCCGTCAGGCCGATCTTCGGTGTCAGCTTAGCGCCGTCGTCAAACGTGAAGGAGCGGGCAATTTCTGCCCCGAGGCTGACCCGGAATTGTTCCTCGTTGAAACCTTCGATGGTCAAGGCATCCCCGGCCTCGTTTCTGACGGTGTAATCGTCGACATTTTCGGAGAAATAGACGGCACGAAGTCTCGGCGTCAGGCTCATGTCGTTTCCGAGATCGAGCTGGCCCTCGATCGACGTATCCGCCATCCAGCGCGTCGTGTCGAAATCGCCATCCCAGAATTGCGTGTCGATCGTGTTCGACGATCCGCCATAACGCAGGCTGGCATTCCAGAACACGCCCTTGCCGATTTCAAATGATGTATAGGGACCAGCCAGCCAACCGTTGCCCGTCAGTTCCGCATCGGTATCGGTTGGGTCGGTCATGTAATCATAGTGGAACGACAGGCCGAGAAGAGCCCTGTCGCTGACAAGATAATCGGCGCCCATGTTGATCATGGCGAAACGGCCCCACTTCGAACCGTTGATATCCCTGTCGTTATGAGCAAGGAACGCGCCGTCGATCCAGATGTTGAAGGGCGATGCATAGCCGCCGCCAACACCATCAGACCGGTCACGGGCGGATTCCATCTGTGCAAGGCTCGTGGAGAAATTCACCGTCATGCCGTTTTCAGACGGCGTCATGTTGGCGGTCACCGGGTCGGAAGCCTGCGCTATCCGGCGGCGCTCCAGCAGACCAGGAACCTTGATCGCAGAAGAGATCATGCTCTGCCGGCTGCGCACGAAGTCATGCACGAGCGCGTCGATTTCGTTCGCGACCTCGGCAGGGTCGTAGTTGATGTTGTAAGTAACCGTGCCGGTGTTTGATATGCCGAGCGCACTGGTCAGGCTGAAATTCACCTGGACCCTGCCGGAATAGGCTGGATTGGGAGTAAACTTCAGATACCACCCGAGCGTTGTCGGTGTGGAGGACTGCGCGAACTCGCCGCGCACGATCGAGATCGTACCGGCATTGGCCGGTGAGACCGACACGATATCGGCAGAGACGAAGGGCCCACCGGTTGCCCCGCGTGTCAGGTCTACGTTGTTGGGTGTCGCACCCGCCGCGACCTCGACCGTCGTATCCGTGGCAGTGACCGAACGCGGTTTGACGGTCAATGTGTAGGTTGCCGTTCCAATCCCGTTGTTCTGGTCGGCGACCTGGATGGTGAAGTTGTAATCCTTGGCTTCGGCATTGGCGGTTACAGGCCCGGTAAGCTCGCCCGTCGCGGGGTTGAGCGATAGGCCGTCCGGCAGGACACCTGACGTCAAACTGTAAACAAGTGTTCCGTTCCCGCCGCTGGCGCTGATCGTCTGGCTGTAATCCTCGCCCACCATCGCATCCTTCAGCGTACCCGCTGCAGGCGACAAGGTCAGTGTCACCGGTACGGCGGCGACATTGAATACGTAAGCCCCCGAAACCGTAACACCGTTGGCGTCGGTTGCGGTCACGGTGAAACTGAAGGTTCCAGATGTGGTTGGCGTTCCGGTAATCGTGTCACCCGATAGCGTCACACCAGCAGGCAAGCTGCCTGATGTGACGGAATACAGATAGGGAGCCATGCCCCCCGAGGCTGAGAGAGACTGGCTGTAGGCGCTTCCGAACGTCGCGGCTGGAAGCGTGCCTGATGCTGGAGACAGCGTTATCGTTGGCGCGGTAACGGTTATCGTCACCGTCGCGGATGGCGATGTGCCATTGGCATTGGTGGCGGTATAGGTGAAACTATCCAGGCCGGAGTATCCGCTGACTGGCGTGTAGGTGATTGAGGTGTCTGCTGCCGCTGCGGTACCATGCGATGCACCCGAGGCGACTGCGACCGAGGTTGCCGCACCACCGCTGATATCGAGCGTGATCGTATTGCCAGTCGAATTTGCGGAAACCGTCGCTGAGACGTCATGAGCAACGGGCTCGAGAGCCGAGATCTGAAGCGTATAACTCGACGACACCATGAAACTGTTGGCATCGGTTGCGGTCACAGTGAAATTGAAGGGGCCGGAGGCGGTTGGCGTTCCGCTGATGATCCCGTTGGCCGTATTCAGGGAAAGGCCGGTCGGCAAACTTCCTGCCGTTATGGCGAAAGAATAGGGTGCAGCGCCACCCGAAGCGGTCATCGTCTGGCTATAGGCCGTACCAACCGTTCCGCCGGTCAATGTCGGCGGAGAAAGGGTGATCGTCGGCGCATGATACGTAAATGCGCCGACTAGCGTTGCAGTGCCGCCGGGCGTGGTCACCACAACGTCAGCCGCACCAGCGGCGTGTGCCGGCGTGGTGGCCGTGATCGATGTGGCGCTGTTGACAGTGATGCCTGTTGCAGCCGTGCCGCCGATCGTCACCGATGTCGCACCCGTCAGGTTCGTCCCGGTGATCGTCACCGTCGTACCGCCTGATGCAGGCCCCTGGGACGGACTTACGGATGTCAATGTCGGTGCACTGGATGTGCCGGTGCAGCGTACGGCAACCGTACTGATGTAGGTTCCAGTCGAAATCTGCAATCTGAGACCGGTTGAGGTCAGTTGGCTGGATGTGATTGTGTAGAAGTGGGGACCTGCCTCTTTCGCGCTGCTGTAATACGTCCCGTCATACGGATCGGAATAGTTGGCAGCCTGCACGAAAACGCGATCAGTTGCTTCGATAGGCGAATTTTTCGGGTCGCCACCATTGTCTGTATAGGAAACTGTGACTGTTTCATCACTGTTGAAGGAAGACGCTGCAAAAATCTGGCTGAAAGAGTTGGTATCCAGCGAGCTTAGCGTCGTACATGACGCCGACAGCGCGTAGGCATTGGATGTCCAGGAAGCAAAGAGCAGAAATAAAAGTGAGGCGATGAATCTCGACAGATAAAAGACTGAGAATCTAGTCCCGGAAAATGATGGCTCTCCTTCTCCATTCTTTCCGAATGTCAGGAATTTCGACGGTATATTGCTGATTTTATTGTTCATTTTTTCTGCTGCGGTCTTGCTTGCCGTCGATATCATCTTTTGGTGAATCAACTTGAGATGGTGCGATTCTCTGGAATACCTGCACGCAGCAATAGCGTTTTCCTTGCCTCTTGGCTGTCGTCCATATGCGGGTGAATTTCAATAAATGCGAGCAAGCGGCCTTTTTGCACCACTGAATTTAAAGGGGTACCAGGAACGGCCCGGCCAGAGGAAGTGAGTTCGGCCCGCACGTTTTCGTCCGCGCCGCAACAAAAAAGGCCCGGATCGCTCCGGGCCTTTCAAGGTAAAGGTTACAGACCTTATTCTGCCGCTTCGGCGTAAGCTTCCATTGGCGGGCAGGTGCAGATCAGGTTGCGGTCGCCGAAGACGTTGTCGATGCGGTTGACCGAGGACCAGTATTTGTCGACGCGGAACGAGCCGGGCGGGAAGCAGGCCTGTTCGCGGCTGTAGGGGCGGTCCCATTCGCCGACCAGATCTTCGACGGTGTGCGGGGCATTCTTCAACGGGTTGTTGAGCTTGTCCGCGCGTCCTTCTTCGATGTCACGGGCTTCCTCGCGGATGGCCAGCATGGCGTCGCAGAAGCGGTCGATTTCCGCCTTGGTTTCGGATTCCGTCGGCTCGATCATCAGCGTGCCGGCAACCGGCCAGCTCATGGTCGGCGCGTGGAAACCGCAGTCGATCAGACGCTTGGCAACATCGTCCACCGTCACGCCGCAGCTATCGGCCAGCGGCCGTGTGTCGATGATGCACTCATGCGCCACGCGACCGGTTTCCGACTTGTAGAGCACGTCGTAAGCGCCCTTCAGCCGTGCCGCGATGTAGTTGGCGTTGAGGATCGCAACCTTGGTTGCCTGCGTCAGACCTTCGCCGCCCATCATCAGGCAGTAGCTCCAGGAGATCGGCAGGATCGATGGAGAGCCGAACGGTGCTGCCGAAACCGCACCCTCGCGTCCGTCCGTCGAGGGGTGGCCGGGAAGGAACGGCGCCAGATGCGCCTTGACGCCGATCGGGCCCATGCCGGGACCGCCGCCGCCGTGCGGAATGCAGAAGGTCTTGTGCAGGTTTAGGTGCGAGACATCCGAACCGATGTCGCCGGGACGGGAAAGACCGACCATGGCGTTCATGTTCGCGCCGTCCAGATAGACCTGGCCGCCATACTTGTGGGTGATGTCGCAGATCTCGCGCACCGTCTCCTCGAACACGCCGTGCGTGGAAGGATAGGTGATCATGCAGCACGAGAGGTTTTCTGCGTACTGCTCTGCTTTTGCACGGAAATCGTCGATATCGACGTCGCCGTTTTCGCGTGCCTTGACTGGAACCACCTTCATGCCGGCCATCTGTGCGGAGGCAGGGTTGGTGCCATGCGCCGAGGTCGGGATCAGGCAGACGTCGCGGTGCGTGTCGCCATTGGCAAGGTGGAAGTTACGGATGGTCAGAAGACCCGCATATTCGCCCTGCGCACCGGAATTCGGCTGCATGGAGAAGGCGTCGTAACCGGTGACCGAGCACAGCTTTTCGGAGAGATCGTCGATCATTTCCCTGTAGCCGAGCGCCTGGTTGGCCGGCACGAAGGGATGGATGTCGGAGAATTCCGGCCAGGTGATCGGCAGCATTTCCGCTGTCGCGTTCAGCTTCATGGTGCAGGAACCGAGCGGTATCATCGCGCGGTCAAGCGCCAGGTCACGGTCCGAAAGACGGCGGATGTAACGCGTCATCTCGCTTTCGGCGCGGTTCATGTGGAAGATCGGATGCGTCATGTACTGGCTGGTGCGCAGCAGATCCTTCGGCAGACGATAATCCGGCTCGAAATCGGCAATCTCGAAGTTGCCGCCAAAGGCACGCCAGACGGCCTCCAGCGTTGCCGGGCGGGTCCGCTCGTCAAGGCTCATGCCGATCTTGGTGGCGCCGACCTTGCGCAGGTTCACGCCTTCCGCCACGGCCGAACGTAGGATAACGCCCTGCATGTGACCGACATCGACGGTGATGGTGTCGAAGAAGGTTTCCGGCTCGATCTTGTAACCGAGCTTTTCAAGACCCTTGGCCATCAGAACCGCCTTCTGGTGGGTCTGCTGGGCAATCGCCTTGATGCCCTGAGGGCCGTGGAACACGCCGTACATCGAGGCCATGACAGCCAGCAGCACCTGTGCGGTGCAGATGTTCGACGTCGCCTTTTCGCGGCGGATGTGCTGTTCGCGGGTCTGCAGCGACAGGCGATAGGCGCGGTTGCCGCGTGCATCGACGGAAACACCGACCAGACGGCCAGGCATGGAGCGCTTGTGCGCGTCCTTGACCGACATGTAGGCCGCATGCGGACCACCGTAACCGACGGGAACGCCAAAGCGCTGCGACGAGCCGATGGCGATATCCGCACCCATTTCACCGGGGGACTTGAGCAGCGTCAGGGCCAGAAGGTCGGCAGCGACGGCAGCGATGGCGCCGGTCTGGTGCAGACGGGCGATCAGGCCGGAGAAGTCGCTGACATGGCCGTGCGTGCCGGGATACTGGAAGATCGCGCCGAACACGTCCACCGGATCGAGATCGGTGAAGGGGTTGCCGACGATGATTTTCCAGCCGAGCGGTGCTGCACGGGTTTCGATCAGGGCAATGGTCTGCGGGTGGCAGTTGGCATCCACGAAGAAGGCGGTCGCCTTGGACTTCGCGACGCGCTGGCACATGGCCATGGCTTCGGCAGCCGCGGTCGCCTCATCGAGAAGCGATGCGTTGGCAACGTCGAGACCGGTCAGGTCGCACACCATCGTCTGATAGTTCAGCAGAGCTTCAAGACGACCCTGGGAGATTTCCGGCTGGTAGGGCGTGTAGGCCGTGTACCAGGCCGGGTTTTCCAGAATGTTGCGCTGGATGACCGGCGGCGTGATGGTGCCGTAATAGCCCTGGCCGATCAGCGAGGTCAGGACGAGGTTCTTGTTGGCCGTTTCGCGCAGGCGGTCGAGGGCTTCGCGCTCGGTCAGAGCCGCACCCCAGGTGAGTGGCGTCTTCTGGCGGATGGAAGCCGGCACGGTCGCGTCGATCAGGGCGTCGAGGCTCTTGTAGCCGACAACCTTGAGCATCTCGGCCATTTCCGACGGCGACGGCCCAATGTGACGCCGGTTGGCGAAATCATAGGGCTGATAGTCGGTGAAATGGAATTCGGTGGGCGTCGTCATTACGCGATCAGCTCCTTGTAGGCTGCTTCGTCGAGCAGCGCATCGGCATCCGCAACGTTGGAAAGCTTCAGCTTGAAGAACCAGCCGGCGCCCTGCGGATCGGAGTTGACGAGAGAAGGATCGTCAACGATGGCCTGATTGATTTCGGTGATTTCGCCGTCAAGCGGACAATAGACGTCGGATGCCGCCTTGACGCTTTCAACAGTGGCCGCTTCGCCATTCTTGGCAAAGGTGGAGCCGACTTCCGGCAGTTCGACGAATACGAGGTCGCCGAGCTGTTCGGCGGCATGGCTGGTGATGCCCACGGTGGCGACATCGCCTTCGATCTTCAGCCATTCGTGTTCTTCGGTAAATTTCAGCATCGGGTAATCTCCGGGAGTTTTGAAGAAAGACTATCGTTTGTAGGTGGGCGTGATGAAGGGCAGGGCGGCAACGGTCACCGGCAGATACTTGCCGCGCACTTCCGCAAAGATCGCCTTGCCGGCAACAGCGTAGTCGGTGGGCACGTAACCCATGGCAACCGGGCCTTCGACCGTGGGGCCAAAGCCGCCGGAGGTCACTTCGCCGATTTCGGTCTTGCCTTCCGCATCGGCAAACAGCTTCGAATGGCCGCGCACCGGTGCCTTGCCTTCCGGCTTCAGGCCGACACGGCGACGCGTTGTGCCGCTGGTCAGTTCGCCCAGAATGCGCTCGGCACCGGGGAAGCCGCCTTCACGGTCGCCACCGAGGCGGCGCACCTTCTGGATC
Coding sequences within it:
- a CDS encoding diguanylate cyclase — encoded protein: MLSTVVTSLSIVVVSLLFGVALLLAWRQFGLKQHAMIWALSFMSSAIGHGLRIVGGLMPEQQYLTAMLACHASIGSFALLAWGFRLRAGRDNRGVAITWIVSTLFILVAWAFQLTEWRMFSRMATAIADAAFVGIIVYTLRGATGIALTVRRILTVYGLYISSVAIAAWLARAGGEIADASFIVVLSIGTPTGMIGTGILTLMIVAADLAKELKRQARHDYLTGVLNRRGFEEEVERRIALRHTPRGIVVVTDIDRFKTVNDRFGHAAGDTVIKRFADHIDSFAGVDHLAARMGGEEFALFLSRADMKDALKLVETIREGVPALFADCDSDLPITASFGLAVINPGESFSSAYARADVALYQAKNTGRNRTMVADALAA
- a CDS encoding endonuclease/exonuclease/phosphatase family protein — encoded protein: MRLICLNGWGGKLHGEMIAYLAAADPDILCLQEVIHTPAATQAWLMYRDHGTDLVQRANMLRDVAATLPDHLAVFCPAAQGDLWEGETRYDSQWGLATFVRKSIAVIGQAQGFVHGAFSADGYGAHPRSRTAHAIRVFDFATGRPVVIAHMHGLRDLQGKQDTPERLAQAQRLVRLVRNVAEGGDRIIVCGDFNVLPDSETFAVLKELDLVELVTGRGFTSTRTSHYTKQNRYADYMLVNPAVNIDNFDVVTRPEVSDHCPLLIDFT
- a CDS encoding autotransporter domain-containing protein, whose protein sequence is MNNKISNIPSKFLTFGKNGEGEPSFSGTRFSVFYLSRFIASLLFLLFASWTSNAYALSASCTTLSSLDTNSFSQIFAASSFNSDETVTVSYTDNGGDPKNSPIEATDRVFVQAANYSDPYDGTYYSSAKEAGPHFYTITSSQLTSTGLRLQISTGTYISTVAVRCTGTSSAPTLTSVSPSQGPASGGTTVTITGTNLTGATSVTIGGTAATGITVNSATSITATTPAHAAGAADVVVTTPGGTATLVGAFTYHAPTITLSPPTLTGGTVGTAYSQTMTASGGAAPYSFAITAGSLPTGLSLNTANGIISGTPTASGPFNFTVTATDANSFMVSSSYTLQISALEPVAHDVSATVSANSTGNTITLDISGGAATSVAVASGASHGTAAAADTSITYTPVSGYSGLDSFTYTATNANGTSPSATVTITVTAPTITLSPASGTLPAATFGSAYSQSLSASGGMAPYLYSVTSGSLPAGVTLSGDTITGTPTTSGTFSFTVTATDANGVTVSGAYVFNVAAVPVTLTLSPAAGTLKDAMVGEDYSQTISASGGNGTLVYSLTSGVLPDGLSLNPATGELTGPVTANAEAKDYNFTIQVADQNNGIGTATYTLTVKPRSVTATDTTVEVAAGATPNNVDLTRGATGGPFVSADIVSVSPANAGTISIVRGEFAQSSTPTTLGWYLKFTPNPAYSGRVQVNFSLTSALGISNTGTVTYNINYDPAEVANEIDALVHDFVRSRQSMISSAIKVPGLLERRRIAQASDPVTANMTPSENGMTVNFSTSLAQMESARDRSDGVGGGYASPFNIWIDGAFLAHNDRDINGSKWGRFAMINMGADYLVSDRALLGLSFHYDYMTDPTDTDAELTGNGWLAGPYTSFEIGKGVFWNASLRYGGSSNTIDTQFWDGDFDTTRWMADTSIEGQLDLGNDMSLTPRLRAVYFSENVDDYTVRNEAGDALTIEGFNEEQFRVSLGAEIARSFTFDDGAKLTPKIGLTGGYSGLDGSGAFGSVSIGAAWQTDDAWSVEGRLLFNIEGDGERSAGAKAGISRRF
- the gcvP gene encoding aminomethyl-transferring glycine dehydrogenase; the protein is MTTPTEFHFTDYQPYDFANRRHIGPSPSEMAEMLKVVGYKSLDALIDATVPASIRQKTPLTWGAALTEREALDRLRETANKNLVLTSLIGQGYYGTITPPVIQRNILENPAWYTAYTPYQPEISQGRLEALLNYQTMVCDLTGLDVANASLLDEATAAAEAMAMCQRVAKSKATAFFVDANCHPQTIALIETRAAPLGWKIIVGNPFTDLDPVDVFGAIFQYPGTHGHVSDFSGLIARLHQTGAIAAVAADLLALTLLKSPGEMGADIAIGSSQRFGVPVGYGGPHAAYMSVKDAHKRSMPGRLVGVSVDARGNRAYRLSLQTREQHIRREKATSNICTAQVLLAVMASMYGVFHGPQGIKAIAQQTHQKAVLMAKGLEKLGYKIEPETFFDTITVDVGHMQGVILRSAVAEGVNLRKVGATKIGMSLDERTRPATLEAVWRAFGGNFEIADFEPDYRLPKDLLRTSQYMTHPIFHMNRAESEMTRYIRRLSDRDLALDRAMIPLGSCTMKLNATAEMLPITWPEFSDIHPFVPANQALGYREMIDDLSEKLCSVTGYDAFSMQPNSGAQGEYAGLLTIRNFHLANGDTHRDVCLIPTSAHGTNPASAQMAGMKVVPVKARENGDVDIDDFRAKAEQYAENLSCCMITYPSTHGVFEETVREICDITHKYGGQVYLDGANMNAMVGLSRPGDIGSDVSHLNLHKTFCIPHGGGGPGMGPIGVKAHLAPFLPGHPSTDGREGAVSAAPFGSPSILPISWSYCLMMGGEGLTQATKVAILNANYIAARLKGAYDVLYKSETGRVAHECIIDTRPLADSCGVTVDDVAKRLIDCGFHAPTMSWPVAGTLMIEPTESETKAEIDRFCDAMLAIREEARDIEEGRADKLNNPLKNAPHTVEDLVGEWDRPYSREQACFPPGSFRVDKYWSSVNRIDNVFGDRNLICTCPPMEAYAEAAE
- the gcvH gene encoding glycine cleavage system protein GcvH, encoding MLKFTEEHEWLKIEGDVATVGITSHAAEQLGDLVFVELPEVGSTFAKNGEAATVESVKAASDVYCPLDGEITEINQAIVDDPSLVNSDPQGAGWFFKLKLSNVADADALLDEAAYKELIA